The Streptomyces sp. NBC_01244 genome contains a region encoding:
- the fdxA gene encoding ferredoxin, whose amino-acid sequence MTYVIAQPCADIKDKACIDECPVDCIYEGRRSLYIQPDECVDCGACEPVCPVEAIFYEDDTPEEWQGYREANAGFFDDLGSPGGASKLGLIERDHPLIEALPVQTPA is encoded by the coding sequence GTGACCTACGTAATCGCCCAGCCCTGCGCGGACATCAAGGACAAGGCCTGCATCGACGAATGCCCGGTCGACTGCATCTACGAGGGCCGGCGGTCCTTGTACATCCAGCCGGACGAATGCGTCGACTGCGGTGCCTGTGAGCCGGTCTGCCCGGTCGAAGCCATCTTCTACGAGGACGACACCCCCGAGGAATGGCAGGGCTACCGCGAGGCCAACGCGGGCTTCTTCGACGACCTCGGCTCGCCCGGCGGCGCGTCGAAGCTGGGCCTGATCGAGCGCGACCACCCCCTCATCGAGGCGCTGCCCGTGCAGACGCCCGCCTGA
- a CDS encoding cytochrome P450, producing the protein MGSADLIDPNLYSDGNTQEIWRRMREVDGLGWHQVDEERGFWSVVKYADTDLVLRDTDTFTSERGTLLDLLGTDDPAGGQQLAVTDPPRHTERQARLKKALAVRAVDRQREMIRPKVVDLLEPLGDGGSFDFGAAMLGLPMSVTGTMMGLPEEDWAWLSRLTTVCIAADDPEFQDEGGKEATLKSAHRELFGYFQDLMRHRRENLGDDLLSVLISTRFEGRLMSASEIVANCYSLLLGANVTTPHAPTFVMAEFTETDVLADWAAHPEVHTTAYEEALRWASPVNHILRYATRDTEVRGTKISAGDAVVAWLGAANRDEEVFENSHTFDIRRKPNKHLAFGIGPHYCVGHSVARVTISILFEELLGRYEDFRLAGKPERLISNFASGYKHVPITARLRK; encoded by the coding sequence ATGGGATCCGCCGATCTCATCGACCCGAATCTCTACAGCGACGGGAACACGCAGGAAATCTGGCGCCGAATGCGCGAGGTGGACGGCCTCGGCTGGCACCAGGTGGACGAAGAGCGCGGATTCTGGTCGGTCGTGAAGTACGCCGATACGGACCTGGTCCTGCGCGACACCGATACTTTCACCTCCGAGCGGGGCACCCTTCTCGATCTCCTCGGCACGGATGATCCGGCCGGCGGCCAGCAGCTCGCCGTCACCGATCCGCCGCGGCACACCGAACGGCAGGCCCGGCTGAAGAAGGCCCTGGCCGTCCGGGCCGTGGACCGCCAGCGGGAGATGATCCGGCCCAAGGTCGTCGACCTGCTCGAACCGCTCGGCGACGGCGGTTCCTTCGACTTCGGCGCGGCCATGCTGGGGCTGCCCATGTCGGTCACCGGCACGATGATGGGCCTGCCGGAGGAGGACTGGGCCTGGCTCAGCCGCCTCACCACCGTGTGCATCGCCGCCGACGACCCGGAGTTCCAGGACGAGGGCGGCAAGGAGGCCACGCTCAAGTCGGCCCACCGGGAGCTCTTCGGGTACTTCCAGGACCTCATGCGCCACCGCCGGGAGAACCTTGGCGACGACCTGCTCAGCGTGCTGATCTCCACGCGCTTCGAGGGCCGGCTGATGTCCGCCAGCGAGATCGTGGCGAACTGCTACAGCCTGCTGCTCGGTGCCAACGTGACCACGCCGCACGCGCCGACCTTCGTGATGGCCGAATTCACGGAAACCGATGTGCTGGCCGACTGGGCGGCCCACCCGGAGGTGCACACCACGGCTTACGAGGAGGCGCTGCGCTGGGCCTCTCCGGTCAACCACATTCTGCGGTATGCCACGCGGGACACCGAGGTGCGGGGCACGAAGATATCCGCCGGAGACGCGGTCGTCGCCTGGCTGGGCGCCGCCAACCGTGACGAAGAGGTCTTCGAGAACAGCCACACCTTCGATATCCGCCGCAAGCCCAATAAGCACCTCGCCTTCGGAATCGGGCCGCACTACTGCGTGGGCCACAGCGTCGCCCGGGTCACCATCAGCATCCTCTTCGAGGAATTGCTGGGCCGTTACGAGGATTTCCGGCTGGCCGGCAAGCCCGAACGGCTGATCTCGAATTTCGCGTCCGGTTACAAGCATGTGCCCATCACGGCACGACTCCGTAAGTAG
- a CDS encoding condensation domain-containing protein — protein sequence MWYEANPAQKGLWVLDQVEQLRPTSLIPTVMEFTGDVDHDLLVAAVRRVLGRHPALRSLFRLDIEHRRIEYRTDGAPAEAGFIDAAAEGWSREELERLVELLCYTPFDLGTEAPVRAEVIRLEQSTLLVLTVHHIVCDGWSRSLLMAEIAAVYRASAAGLEPVLSSPPHPSEVVTMLAADELADRLPDVVERLAGAPIAVDVPFRRDTDDTSLAGATLATRFDEELTEALLAAAGEEGCTPFMAGVALLAGTLARTGGQRDFLFAFGWPGRSDPAVAEAIGMFMNTVMIRVSLDDTTTWRELLRTARISAMEAFMDGDVPLDAVTAALKPERDAIWPPLSAVLVNMAEVPKDMELAPGVVGRLQPLPSLHMKYDLGLFVCLNEESGRRRLELSVDYTQALYARDSVAGFLSDLRRSALSLSHSLEETVSDPSATAVDVSTPEARIELVRSLWKEILKIDEVADDASFFDVGGDSLLLIVLVERLTQTSGRALKTMDIFRAGTVRGHAELLAAPAAGAAAGSGGSARDRLIGAVRAGGQG from the coding sequence GTGTGGTACGAAGCAAATCCCGCGCAGAAGGGGCTGTGGGTCCTCGACCAGGTCGAGCAGCTCCGGCCCACCAGCCTCATCCCCACCGTCATGGAATTCACCGGGGACGTCGACCACGACCTGCTCGTCGCGGCGGTCCGGCGGGTGCTCGGCCGGCATCCGGCCCTGCGGTCCCTGTTCCGGCTCGACATCGAGCACCGCAGGATCGAGTACCGCACCGACGGCGCGCCGGCCGAGGCCGGGTTCATCGACGCCGCGGCGGAAGGATGGTCGCGGGAGGAGCTGGAGCGGCTGGTCGAGCTCCTGTGCTACACGCCCTTCGACCTCGGAACCGAGGCGCCGGTCCGGGCGGAAGTGATCCGCCTCGAGCAGTCCACCCTGCTCGTCCTCACCGTGCACCACATCGTCTGCGACGGCTGGTCGCGCAGCCTCCTCATGGCCGAGATCGCCGCGGTCTACCGGGCGTCGGCGGCCGGACTCGAGCCCGTGCTCAGCTCGCCGCCGCACCCCAGCGAGGTCGTCACGATGCTGGCGGCCGACGAGCTGGCCGACCGCCTGCCGGACGTCGTCGAGCGGCTGGCCGGGGCCCCCATCGCGGTGGACGTGCCGTTCCGCCGGGACACCGACGACACCTCCCTGGCCGGGGCCACCCTGGCCACGCGGTTCGACGAGGAGCTCACCGAGGCCCTCCTGGCGGCAGCCGGCGAGGAAGGCTGCACGCCGTTCATGGCCGGTGTCGCCCTGCTCGCCGGGACGCTCGCCAGGACCGGCGGCCAGCGGGACTTCCTCTTCGCCTTCGGCTGGCCCGGCCGGTCCGATCCGGCCGTCGCCGAGGCCATCGGCATGTTCATGAACACCGTCATGATCAGGGTGTCGCTCGACGACACCACCACCTGGCGCGAGCTCCTGCGCACCGCGCGGATCTCCGCGATGGAAGCGTTCATGGACGGCGACGTCCCCCTGGACGCCGTGACGGCCGCGCTCAAGCCGGAACGCGATGCCATCTGGCCGCCCCTGTCGGCCGTGCTGGTCAACATGGCCGAGGTTCCGAAGGACATGGAGCTGGCGCCCGGAGTCGTGGGCCGGCTCCAGCCGCTGCCGTCGCTGCACATGAAGTACGACCTCGGTCTTTTCGTCTGCCTGAACGAGGAGTCCGGCCGTCGCCGGCTGGAACTCTCCGTCGACTACACGCAGGCCCTGTACGCGCGCGACTCCGTCGCCGGATTCCTTTCGGACCTGCGGCGCAGCGCTCTCTCCCTCTCCCACTCCCTGGAGGAAACCGTGTCCGACCCGTCCGCCACCGCCGTGGATGTCTCCACCCCCGAGGCGCGCATCGAGCTCGTGCGCTCCCTGTGGAAGGAGATCCTCAAGATCGACGAAGTGGCCGATGACGCCAGCTTCTTCGATGTGGGCGGCGACTCGCTGCTCCTCATCGTCCTCGTCGAGCGTCTGACCCAGACCTCCGGCCGCGCCCTCAAGACGATGGACATCTTCCGGGCCGGAACGGTACGCGGACACGCCGAGCTGCTCGCCGCCCCGGCCGCGGGCGCCGCGGCCGGCTCCGGCGGCAGCGCCCGTGACCGCCTGATCGGCGCGGTACGGGCCGGCGGCCAGGGCTGA